One Candidatus Binatia bacterium DNA window includes the following coding sequences:
- the ydiD gene encoding cyclohexanecarboxylate-CoA ligase, with translation MTSTSGREEFRRFYPGRPLGQLFSATVVRRGDTPALLDPVQQLTFRAWRDSARRVAAALRAWGVGPGDRVAYQLPNWWEAAVVFFAGLEVGAVLHPLLPIFREKELRVLLRESRPKVVFVPGTYRKTDFVDLWLGLRADAPGLETLVVCRGNAPAGTIAFDEVLRQSSEERSEVPVDPDSVCLLLYTSGTTSEPKGVLHTHHTLAAEIFSLRRVHGLRVRDRSLVPAPVAHVSGLVHGVLVPALLGTSAVLVDRWDPEHALELVERHRVTYMAGPPTFLLDLVDGAERRAPDARSLRLFSCGGADVGRDLVERARRLLPHCLTKRVYGSTEFPTITTTDASDALARGADTEGRPIPPNEVRIVDESGRTLGPGETGEIQARGPECFVGYSRPEFTAEAFTRDGWFRTGDLGFLDDRGYLTVAGRLKEIIVRKGEKFSVREIEESIARHPAVGEVAVVGLPDPRLGERACAVVRLRPGATLSLESLSSFLSREGLAKQKFPERLEIVEELPRTESGKVDRRRLRAILTGRK, from the coding sequence GTGACCTCGACGTCAGGTCGAGAAGAATTCCGCAGATTCTACCCCGGTAGGCCACTGGGCCAACTCTTCTCCGCCACCGTGGTTCGTCGCGGCGACACACCGGCGCTCCTCGACCCCGTGCAGCAGCTCACCTTCCGGGCCTGGCGAGACTCGGCTCGCCGCGTTGCCGCGGCGCTGCGCGCGTGGGGCGTCGGGCCCGGCGACCGGGTCGCCTACCAGCTTCCCAACTGGTGGGAGGCCGCGGTGGTCTTTTTCGCCGGGCTCGAAGTAGGGGCCGTTCTCCACCCTCTTCTTCCCATCTTCCGCGAAAAAGAACTGCGGGTCCTCCTGCGGGAGAGCAGACCGAAGGTCGTCTTCGTTCCCGGAACCTACCGAAAGACCGATTTCGTCGACCTCTGGCTCGGTCTTCGCGCCGACGCACCGGGCCTCGAGACGCTCGTGGTCTGTCGAGGGAATGCTCCGGCGGGGACGATCGCGTTCGACGAGGTTCTTCGCCAGAGCTCGGAAGAGAGAAGCGAGGTCCCGGTCGACCCCGATTCCGTCTGTCTTCTCCTGTACACGTCCGGGACGACCTCCGAACCGAAGGGCGTGCTCCACACGCACCACACGCTCGCGGCCGAAATTTTTTCCCTTCGCCGGGTCCACGGTCTCCGGGTCCGGGACCGCTCGCTCGTGCCGGCACCCGTCGCCCACGTGTCCGGACTCGTCCACGGAGTTCTCGTGCCCGCGCTCCTCGGCACGAGTGCCGTCCTCGTCGACCGGTGGGATCCCGAGCACGCGCTCGAGCTCGTGGAACGACACCGCGTCACCTACATGGCCGGGCCTCCCACGTTTCTCCTGGATCTCGTGGACGGAGCCGAGAGACGCGCGCCCGACGCGCGATCGCTCCGACTCTTCTCGTGCGGCGGTGCGGACGTGGGGAGGGACCTCGTCGAAAGGGCGCGCCGCCTCCTGCCCCACTGCCTGACGAAGAGGGTGTACGGCTCGACCGAGTTTCCCACGATCACGACGACGGACGCGAGCGACGCTCTCGCGCGCGGCGCGGACACCGAAGGAAGGCCGATTCCGCCCAACGAGGTCCGAATCGTCGACGAGTCCGGGCGAACGCTCGGGCCGGGAGAGACGGGAGAAATCCAGGCTCGCGGGCCCGAGTGCTTCGTCGGCTATTCCAGGCCCGAGTTCACGGCCGAAGCCTTCACGCGCGACGGCTGGTTCCGCACCGGGGACCTCGGGTTCCTCGACGATCGAGGATATCTCACGGTAGCGGGGCGGCTCAAGGAAATCATCGTTCGCAAAGGGGAAAAATTCAGCGTGCGCGAGATCGAAGAGTCGATCGCCCGCCACCCTGCCGTGGGCGAGGTGGCGGTCGTGGGGCTGCCGGACCCGCGGCTCGGCGAACGGGCCTGCGCCGTCGTCCGACTTCGCCCCGGAGCCACGCTTTCCCTCGAAAGCCTCTCCTCCTTCCTTTCCCGCGAGGGCCTCGCCAAACAGAAATTTCCCGAACGGCTGGAGATCGTCGAGGAGCTTCCGAGGACCGAAAGCGGCAAGGTCGATCGAAGGCGGCTCCGGGCCATCTTGACCGGCCGGAAGTAG
- a CDS encoding luciferase, which translates to MKIDLLYEMQMLKPWTERSEYECYWQAFEQALLADRVGFDTFWEVEHHFLSEFSHSSAPEVFLAALATRTERIRLGHGVTLLPYPFNHPIRVAERAAALDIMSDGRLEFGTGRSSLYEQEGFGIRFEESRDMWREALEVIPRMWTEDPFPGYQGRFFSIPERSILPKPIQKPHPPLWVAATSPETWRIAGELGIGALGLTLFLSVDEVAEQIRTYKQALQNVRPVGKAVNDQVGAFTIVHCAETQAKARENGGHDAALWYMKYAFQVLAARGREVQKIGPYEEFRRAHPIIGKVVDGTVTFEELDAEDMVIVGDPDHCIEKLERYRKAGIDRVLCLMQAGRIPHKAVLRSIELFGRYVIPALQGKKKREPARRPAGRKVGKAGSGAGRKSARR; encoded by the coding sequence GTGAAGATCGATCTCCTCTACGAGATGCAGATGCTCAAGCCCTGGACCGAGCGAAGCGAGTACGAGTGCTACTGGCAGGCCTTCGAGCAGGCGCTGCTGGCCGACCGGGTGGGCTTCGATACGTTCTGGGAGGTGGAGCACCACTTTCTCTCCGAATTCTCCCACTCCTCGGCACCGGAAGTCTTCCTCGCCGCGCTGGCGACCCGCACCGAGCGCATCCGTCTCGGGCACGGCGTCACCCTGCTTCCCTACCCCTTCAACCATCCCATTCGCGTGGCCGAGCGTGCGGCAGCGCTGGATATCATGAGCGACGGCCGACTCGAGTTCGGCACCGGTCGTTCGAGCCTCTACGAACAGGAAGGCTTCGGAATCCGATTCGAGGAAAGCCGGGACATGTGGAGGGAAGCTCTCGAAGTCATCCCCCGGATGTGGACGGAAGATCCGTTCCCCGGATACCAGGGGAGGTTCTTTTCGATCCCCGAGCGCTCGATTCTACCGAAGCCCATCCAGAAGCCTCATCCGCCGCTCTGGGTGGCAGCCACGAGCCCCGAAACCTGGAGGATCGCGGGCGAGCTCGGCATCGGGGCGCTCGGGCTCACCCTCTTTCTCAGCGTGGACGAGGTGGCGGAACAGATCCGTACCTACAAGCAAGCGCTCCAGAACGTGCGGCCGGTGGGTAAAGCGGTGAACGACCAGGTCGGAGCCTTCACGATCGTCCACTGCGCCGAAACCCAGGCGAAAGCCCGGGAAAACGGCGGTCACGACGCCGCTCTCTGGTACATGAAATACGCCTTCCAGGTGCTGGCCGCCCGCGGGCGCGAAGTCCAGAAAATCGGGCCTTACGAGGAATTCCGTCGCGCCCATCCGATCATCGGGAAAGTCGTGGACGGAACGGTGACCTTCGAAGAACTCGACGCCGAGGACATGGTGATCGTCGGCGATCCCGATCACTGCATCGAAAAGCTCGAACGCTACCGGAAAGCAGGGATCGACCGGGTGCTCTGTCTCATGCAGGCCGGCAGAATCCCTCACAAGGCCGTCCTGCGCTCGATCGAGCTCTTCGGCCGGTACGTGATTCCGGCCCTCCAGGGAAAGAAAAAACGAGAACCCGCGCGGCGGCCGGCCGGCAGGAAAGTGGGGAAGGCCGGTTCGGGGGCCGGGCGAAAATCCGCCCGCAGGTAG